The proteins below come from a single Salinilacihabitans rarus genomic window:
- a CDS encoding molecular chaperone TorD family protein, whose protein sequence is MSERTDRDVGGFEVDEPAAARGALYALLARGFEAPGERFAAAAADGTLAATCERLLAASALDVDAPTLDTADDRRTLQARYNDLFVTGYVEYEDRTDGTLDATGPAVSLYESSYRSDVAWTDVNLDLARAYEYFGLAVDESRREHHDHLRLQLEFAGYLARREAAVSADAAGARLDLHDRHLRYVAAGVAERLDAEPGTGLYGDLGRLLDRFTAADRADLVERLDDGGVGAGRPDAGGGDR, encoded by the coding sequence CGCCCGCGGTGCCCTCTACGCGCTGCTGGCACGCGGGTTCGAGGCGCCGGGCGAGCGGTTCGCCGCGGCGGCCGCCGACGGGACGCTCGCGGCGACGTGCGAGCGCCTGCTCGCGGCGTCCGCCCTCGACGTCGACGCCCCGACCCTCGACACCGCGGACGACCGCCGGACGCTCCAGGCACGCTACAACGACCTGTTCGTCACCGGCTACGTCGAGTACGAGGACCGCACCGACGGCACCCTCGACGCGACCGGGCCGGCCGTCTCGCTGTACGAGTCGTCCTACCGGTCCGACGTCGCCTGGACCGACGTCAACCTCGACCTCGCGCGGGCGTACGAGTACTTCGGGCTCGCCGTCGACGAGTCGCGCCGGGAGCACCACGACCACCTCCGACTCCAACTGGAGTTCGCGGGGTACCTCGCCCGGCGGGAGGCGGCCGTCTCGGCGGACGCCGCCGGCGCGAGGCTCGACCTGCACGACCGCCACCTGCGGTACGTCGCCGCGGGCGTGGCCGAGCGCCTCGACGCCGAGCCGGGAACGGGCCTGTACGGCGACCTCGGACGGCTCCTGGACCGGTTCACGGCGGCCGATCGGGCGGACCTCGTCGAGCGCCTCGACGACGGCGGCGTGGGCGCGGGCCGCCCCGACGCCGGGGGTGGCGACCGGTGA
- a CDS encoding HEAT repeat domain-containing protein, whose product MKDPDEATDGPPDPQLDPERSPGFGADPDGLESIEVSRPDVTIGEATPRELTASDTEPLADEPTERVLALLSGDDPVERRRAALALADGPDDDVVDEALARAVASDADADVRQFAVEALGKRGGEVASAAARSALADGNPWVRAEAVVALDRIDREANADAVDRALGDDHHAVRRNAAISAFKRRGEGAIEVLLEQADDESERVREWAAHLLAGVDDDRAREKLRALAADEAEAEVVRATAARSLAADPARFRRTFRGALSDRRRTMRGEDVLNRTPDL is encoded by the coding sequence GTGAAAGACCCCGACGAGGCCACCGACGGGCCGCCGGACCCGCAACTCGACCCCGAGCGCAGCCCCGGCTTCGGGGCGGATCCGGACGGACTCGAGAGCATCGAGGTGAGCCGGCCGGACGTGACCATCGGCGAGGCGACGCCGCGGGAACTCACCGCGAGCGACACCGAACCGCTCGCCGACGAGCCGACCGAGCGCGTCCTCGCGCTGCTCTCGGGCGACGACCCGGTCGAGCGGCGGCGGGCCGCGCTCGCGCTCGCGGACGGCCCCGACGACGACGTCGTCGACGAGGCGCTCGCGCGGGCGGTCGCGTCGGACGCCGACGCGGACGTCCGCCAGTTCGCGGTCGAGGCCCTCGGCAAACGCGGCGGCGAGGTCGCGTCGGCGGCGGCACGTTCCGCGCTCGCGGACGGGAACCCGTGGGTGCGCGCGGAGGCCGTCGTCGCGCTCGACCGGATCGACCGCGAGGCCAACGCCGACGCCGTCGACCGCGCGCTCGGGGACGACCACCACGCCGTCCGGCGCAACGCGGCTATCTCCGCGTTCAAGCGCCGCGGCGAGGGCGCCATCGAGGTGTTGCTCGAACAGGCCGACGACGAGAGCGAACGCGTCCGCGAGTGGGCGGCGCACCTGCTGGCGGGCGTCGACGACGACCGGGCGCGCGAGAAACTCCGCGCGCTGGCCGCCGACGAGGCCGAAGCCGAGGTCGTCCGCGCGACGGCGGCGCGCTCGCTGGCGGCCGACCCCGCGCGCTTCCGCCGGACGTTCCGCGGCGCGCTCTCGGACCGTCGGCGGACGATGCGCGGCGAAGACGTGCTCAACCGAACGCCGGACCTGTAA
- a CDS encoding P-loop NTPase, with translation MTRDAHTPNASGADEPDGDVRERVEAALRRVVDPDVGTNVIEAGLVERIRVDREADAAPAVTVEVALDGFDARDGRSVMDAMLRSVRHEGIERVRVEPAAAPPSEGRTAGVAGFDAVIAVASAKGGVGKSTVATHLACGLAADRSVALFDADVHGPNAPSLLGATGPVRSDDEGHPLAIDAGGLEIMSVGLMEEGAPLAWRGAMVHDAVTELFRETAWEASDVLVIDLPPGTGDVVLTTLDEVPVDGVLFVTTPFHASVADTRRSLALFRENGVSVIGTVRNMAYSECSHCGEREPLFEPTDAGGDDSIDAATVAELPFDRALQRTAEPGVAPDAVEPVVEAVADLLGPAAVPDAAVDIRGLSPGERRERVRTAFESTAPGDPFVLASDRDPSPVRGFLADVAGVDERDGFPRFDVERASLGTWLLRTVRP, from the coding sequence GTGACACGTGACGCACACACCCCGAACGCGAGTGGCGCCGACGAACCGGACGGCGACGTTCGAGAGCGCGTCGAGGCGGCGCTCCGGCGGGTCGTCGATCCGGACGTGGGGACGAACGTGATCGAAGCCGGACTGGTCGAACGGATCCGCGTCGACCGCGAGGCGGACGCGGCGCCGGCGGTGACCGTCGAGGTGGCCCTCGACGGGTTCGACGCTCGCGACGGCCGGTCGGTGATGGACGCGATGCTCCGGTCGGTCCGCCACGAGGGGATCGAACGGGTCCGCGTCGAGCCCGCCGCGGCACCCCCGAGCGAGGGACGGACGGCGGGCGTCGCCGGCTTCGACGCCGTGATCGCCGTCGCGAGCGCGAAAGGCGGCGTCGGCAAGTCGACCGTGGCGACGCACCTCGCCTGCGGGCTGGCCGCCGACCGCTCGGTCGCCCTGTTCGACGCCGACGTCCACGGCCCGAACGCGCCGTCGCTGCTGGGCGCGACCGGACCCGTCCGCTCGGACGACGAGGGCCACCCGCTGGCGATCGACGCCGGCGGCCTCGAGATCATGAGCGTCGGCCTGATGGAGGAGGGGGCGCCGCTGGCCTGGCGCGGCGCGATGGTCCACGACGCGGTGACGGAACTGTTCCGCGAGACGGCCTGGGAGGCGAGCGACGTGCTCGTGATCGACCTGCCGCCGGGCACCGGCGACGTCGTGTTGACGACGCTCGACGAGGTGCCGGTCGACGGCGTGCTGTTCGTGACCACGCCGTTTCACGCCAGCGTCGCCGACACCCGCCGGAGCCTCGCGCTGTTCCGCGAGAACGGCGTGTCGGTGATCGGCACCGTGCGGAACATGGCCTACAGCGAGTGTTCCCACTGCGGGGAGCGCGAACCGCTGTTCGAGCCGACGGACGCCGGAGGAGACGACTCGATCGACGCGGCGACGGTCGCCGAACTGCCGTTCGACCGCGCCCTCCAGCGGACCGCCGAGCCCGGCGTCGCGCCCGACGCCGTCGAACCGGTGGTCGAGGCGGTCGCGGACCTGCTCGGGCCGGCGGCCGTCCCCGACGCGGCCGTCGACATCAGGGGGCTGTCCCCGGGCGAACGGCGGGAACGGGTTCGAACCGCCTTCGAGTCGACCGCGCCGGGTGACCCGTTCGTCCTCGCGAGCGACCGCGACCCGTCGCCGGTACGCGGGTTCCTCGCGGACGTCGCGGGGGTCGACGAGCGCGACGGCTTCCCGAGGTTCGACGTCGAGCGCGCCTCGCTCGGGACGTGGCTGCTCCGGACGGTCAGGCCCTGA
- a CDS encoding universal stress protein, whose translation MRAIFATDLSEASETAISSRTCLECLERIGIDEVHLITVLSANVHYGMPGINFDEQRERALAAQRRLFEEAGFDVETHVVRGTPHRRINGLAERIRADLVIVGSRGQSPLERRLIGSTARNIARTTVAPLLIERIAEDDGDHEVVREHLFQRVLYATDFSENAERAFEQFRHLKDATQEATLLHVAGPEQRRTDAAVEDPETRLDDLAADLEEWGIETTTQVREGKPAEEILATEAAVDPTVILLGSRGHSRLRRLLIGSVSEQVVARANGNVLIVPPSRMS comes from the coding sequence ATGAGGGCCATATTCGCGACCGACCTCTCCGAGGCGAGCGAGACGGCGATTTCCTCGCGGACCTGCCTCGAGTGCCTCGAACGCATCGGGATCGACGAGGTACACCTGATCACCGTCCTGAGCGCGAACGTCCACTACGGGATGCCGGGCATCAACTTCGACGAGCAACGCGAGCGCGCGCTCGCGGCCCAGCGCCGACTCTTCGAGGAGGCGGGCTTCGACGTCGAGACGCACGTCGTCCGCGGCACGCCCCACCGGCGGATCAACGGCCTCGCCGAGCGAATCCGCGCCGACCTCGTGATCGTCGGCTCGCGCGGGCAGAGCCCGCTCGAACGGCGGCTGATCGGCAGCACCGCGCGCAACATCGCGCGGACGACCGTCGCGCCGTTGCTGATCGAGCGCATCGCCGAGGACGACGGCGACCACGAGGTCGTCCGCGAGCACCTCTTCCAGCGCGTGCTGTACGCGACGGACTTCTCGGAGAACGCCGAACGGGCGTTCGAGCAGTTCCGCCACCTCAAGGATGCGACCCAGGAGGCGACGCTGCTCCACGTCGCCGGCCCCGAGCAGCGGCGGACGGACGCGGCCGTCGAGGACCCCGAGACGCGCCTCGACGACCTCGCGGCCGACCTCGAAGAGTGGGGGATCGAGACGACGACGCAGGTGCGCGAGGGCAAGCCCGCCGAGGAGATCCTCGCGACCGAGGCGGCGGTCGATCCGACGGTGATCCTGCTCGGCTCGCGCGGTCACAGCCGACTGCGCCGCCTGCTGATCGGCAGCGTCTCCGAGCAGGTCGTCGCCCGGGCGAACGGCAACGTGCTGATCGTGCCGCCGTCCCGGATGAGCTGA
- a CDS encoding cation:proton antiporter: MQDLNVALVTIGGLTLVLSLIAGLLHDKSYLLSEPLAALLLGVVVGPAGLDRLGVAGLGDPHVVAEQFARLTVGVAVVGLALRLPRGYFREHATGMAVVLGPGMAGMWLVSGLLAYALLDLSFWVAMLLGAVVTPTDPVLAGTIVTGATAERNIAAETRHVLSAEAGANDGLAYPFVFLSILALEHPPATALRDWLTETLLWEVGAAVVLGLAVGAAAGRLERWSREHEYLEETSMLTVTVALTFAVLGGVKLLGSDGILAAFVAGLAFNRLADARDEADEQRVQETLTRLFTFPVLVVFGVVLPWDGWASLGWTGVALAVGVLLLRRVPMVIAFRWFVEPLENALDALFAGWFGPIGIAALFYAMVALREVGHEVVWTAASLVIAGSIVVHGLTSTPFTKLYGRVAERAGPRQGAAAAPTEK, translated from the coding sequence ATGCAAGACCTGAACGTCGCGCTGGTGACGATCGGCGGCCTGACGCTGGTGTTGAGCCTGATCGCCGGCCTGCTGCACGACAAGTCTTACCTCCTGTCGGAGCCGCTGGCGGCGCTGCTGCTCGGCGTGGTCGTCGGCCCGGCCGGGCTGGACCGCCTCGGGGTCGCCGGTCTCGGGGACCCGCACGTCGTCGCCGAGCAGTTCGCGCGCCTCACCGTCGGCGTCGCCGTCGTCGGCCTCGCGCTGCGGCTGCCGCGGGGGTACTTCCGCGAGCACGCGACGGGGATGGCGGTCGTCCTCGGCCCGGGGATGGCGGGGATGTGGCTCGTCAGCGGCCTGCTGGCGTACGCGCTGCTCGACCTGTCGTTCTGGGTCGCGATGCTGCTCGGGGCGGTGGTGACGCCCACCGACCCGGTACTCGCGGGAACCATCGTCACGGGGGCGACGGCCGAACGGAACATCGCCGCGGAGACCCGCCACGTGCTCTCCGCGGAGGCGGGCGCGAACGACGGCCTCGCGTACCCGTTCGTCTTCCTCTCGATACTGGCCCTCGAACACCCGCCGGCGACGGCACTTCGCGACTGGCTGACCGAGACGCTGCTCTGGGAGGTCGGCGCGGCGGTGGTCCTCGGGCTGGCGGTCGGCGCCGCGGCCGGCCGGCTCGAACGCTGGTCCCGCGAGCACGAGTACCTCGAGGAGACGTCGATGCTGACGGTCACGGTGGCGCTGACGTTCGCCGTCCTCGGCGGCGTCAAACTCCTCGGCAGCGACGGCATCCTCGCGGCGTTCGTCGCTGGGCTCGCGTTCAACCGGCTCGCCGACGCGCGTGACGAGGCCGACGAGCAGCGGGTCCAGGAGACGCTCACGCGGCTGTTCACCTTCCCCGTCCTCGTCGTCTTCGGCGTCGTCCTCCCGTGGGACGGGTGGGCGTCGCTGGGGTGGACCGGCGTCGCGCTCGCCGTCGGCGTCCTGCTGTTGCGCCGGGTCCCGATGGTGATCGCGTTCCGCTGGTTCGTCGAGCCACTCGAGAACGCGCTCGACGCGCTCTTCGCGGGCTGGTTCGGCCCGATCGGCATCGCGGCGCTGTTCTACGCGATGGTCGCGCTCCGCGAGGTCGGCCACGAGGTGGTCTGGACGGCCGCCAGCCTCGTCATCGCTGGCTCGATCGTCGTCCACGGCCTCACGTCGACGCCGTTCACGAAGCTCTACGGGCGGGTGGCCGAGCGCGCGGGGCCGCGTCAGGGCGCGGCCGCGGCACCGACCGAGAAGTGA
- a CDS encoding haloacid dehalogenase type II codes for MTTTFDPDAVEAVAFDSYGTLVDVDAVVDSLAEHVAEPELVATIWRERSLAYAIVGDAVGEYDAFYELNRHALRYALETAGADVDEADREAILSTYRDLPAFDDVRGGIERLREAGYECYVVSNGDAAMLESTIEGAGLGDLLAGTVSADEVERFKPRPRLYRHAADRIGAPPASLAYVAAGWWDVPGAITAGMQGVWLDRADGRWGPYEVDPDLRIESVHDLADELGA; via the coding sequence ATGACCACGACGTTCGACCCCGACGCGGTCGAGGCGGTCGCGTTCGACTCCTACGGCACGCTCGTCGACGTCGACGCGGTCGTCGACTCCCTCGCCGAACACGTCGCCGAACCGGAACTGGTGGCGACGATCTGGCGGGAGCGGTCGCTCGCGTACGCGATCGTCGGCGACGCGGTCGGCGAGTACGACGCCTTCTACGAGTTGAACCGCCACGCGCTGCGGTACGCGCTCGAAACCGCCGGCGCCGACGTCGACGAGGCCGACCGCGAGGCGATCCTCTCGACGTACCGCGACCTGCCCGCCTTCGACGACGTCCGCGGCGGGATCGAGCGGCTTCGCGAGGCCGGCTACGAGTGCTACGTCGTCTCGAACGGGGACGCGGCGATGCTGGAGTCGACGATCGAGGGGGCGGGTCTCGGTGACCTCCTCGCCGGGACCGTCAGCGCCGACGAGGTCGAGCGGTTCAAACCCCGCCCGCGGCTGTACCGCCACGCCGCCGACCGGATCGGCGCGCCGCCGGCGTCGCTCGCGTACGTCGCCGCGGGCTGGTGGGACGTCCCCGGCGCGATCACCGCCGGGATGCAGGGGGTGTGGCTCGACCGGGCGGACGGCCGCTGGGGGCCGTACGAGGTCGACCCGGACCTGCGGATCGAGAGCGTCCACGACCTCGCCGACGAACTCGGCGCGTGA
- a CDS encoding heavy metal translocating P-type ATPase, whose amino-acid sequence MTDRRSRDDRCTLCGTALAGSAVEADAGERFCSSGCRDVAALYGSDADEADADSERPRSDGTVRTFLRVDGMHSATCEAYLESVAEAEDGVVDAAASYVTETVRVDHDPDRVSPAALEATLTTTGYTAYRRDEAAAADGETGGTRRSREVTGMRKRRADDVFEMRYVVGVVFGSFLLLPYVAVLYPVYLSSFADWGMLALFGEAFTGLDEPLFLSAFFVLTGIVLYLTGMPLLRGAYVGLKMRRPNAALLAALTIVGAYAYGTLAGVTGGLDVYYDLTVAVAAVVMAASFYEATAKRRATDRLTDLTVSQVDEARLYDADGTTATVPVEEVAAGDRVLVRRGERVPVDGTLAEGSCTVDEAVVTGESLPVAKEAGDAVVGGSVVTDGAAVVDAGERTTSSIDRLTRAVWDVQSADHGVQRRADDLASRLAPLVVGAAVVVGAGTLALGADPTAAAMASLLTLVVASPWGLGFAASLSVAASIEEAVERGLVVFDETVFERLRAVDVVVFDKTGTLTAGRTEVLEADAPADLLRAAAALEERASHPAAEAIASAFAGEGTRADGGSLADDVRVCDFRSHATGVEGVVDGRRTLVGHPDLFAERGWTVDEALERRVADARGVGRLPVVVGRDGAAEGVVVVGDEPRAGWEETVTSLHESGREVVVLTGDDEAAADAFARHPAVDRVFAGVPPDGKTAAVRRLRAGNRVAMVGDGTNDAPALAAADLGISLGGGTALAADAADLAIVDDDLAAVERAFALSAAAGERLDRNLRLAGAYNAVAIPAALLGVLNPLVAMVGVVATGALVAASAWRPLLEE is encoded by the coding sequence GTGACCGATCGACGGAGCCGTGACGACCGCTGTACGCTGTGTGGGACGGCCCTCGCCGGGTCGGCCGTCGAGGCGGACGCCGGCGAGCGGTTCTGCTCGTCCGGCTGTCGCGACGTCGCCGCCCTGTACGGGAGCGACGCGGACGAGGCGGACGCCGACAGCGAGCGCCCGCGCTCGGACGGCACCGTCCGCACGTTCCTGCGCGTCGACGGGATGCACTCGGCGACCTGCGAGGCGTACCTCGAATCGGTCGCCGAGGCCGAGGACGGCGTCGTCGACGCGGCGGCCAGTTACGTCACCGAGACGGTCCGGGTCGACCACGACCCCGACCGCGTCTCGCCGGCCGCCCTCGAAGCGACGCTGACCACGACCGGCTACACGGCCTACCGCCGCGACGAGGCGGCCGCCGCCGACGGCGAGACGGGCGGCACCCGCCGGTCCCGGGAGGTGACGGGGATGCGAAAACGCCGGGCCGACGACGTCTTCGAGATGCGGTACGTCGTCGGCGTCGTCTTCGGCTCGTTCCTGCTGTTGCCCTACGTGGCGGTGCTCTACCCGGTCTACCTCTCGTCGTTCGCCGACTGGGGGATGCTGGCGCTGTTCGGCGAGGCGTTTACCGGCCTCGACGAACCGCTGTTCCTCTCGGCGTTTTTCGTCCTGACGGGCATCGTCCTCTATCTGACCGGGATGCCGCTGCTGCGGGGGGCGTACGTCGGCCTGAAGATGCGCCGGCCGAACGCGGCGCTGCTCGCGGCGCTCACCATCGTCGGCGCCTACGCCTACGGCACCCTCGCGGGCGTGACCGGCGGGCTCGACGTCTACTACGATCTGACGGTCGCCGTCGCGGCGGTCGTGATGGCCGCCTCGTTCTACGAGGCGACGGCCAAGCGCCGGGCGACGGACCGCCTCACCGACCTCACGGTCTCGCAGGTCGACGAGGCCCGCCTGTACGACGCCGACGGGACGACGGCGACGGTCCCCGTCGAGGAGGTGGCCGCCGGCGACCGCGTGCTCGTCCGCCGGGGCGAGCGCGTCCCGGTCGACGGCACCCTCGCGGAGGGGTCGTGTACGGTCGACGAGGCCGTCGTCACGGGCGAGTCGCTCCCGGTCGCGAAGGAGGCCGGCGACGCGGTCGTCGGCGGGTCGGTCGTCACCGACGGCGCCGCGGTCGTCGACGCGGGCGAACGGACGACGAGCAGCATCGACCGGCTCACGCGGGCCGTCTGGGACGTCCAGAGCGCCGACCACGGCGTCCAGCGCCGCGCCGACGACCTCGCCTCGCGGCTCGCCCCGCTCGTCGTCGGCGCCGCCGTCGTCGTCGGCGCGGGGACGCTCGCGCTCGGCGCCGACCCGACGGCCGCCGCGATGGCGTCGCTGCTGACGCTCGTCGTCGCGAGCCCGTGGGGGCTCGGCTTCGCGGCGTCGCTCTCGGTCGCCGCCAGCATCGAGGAGGCCGTAGAGCGGGGGCTCGTCGTCTTCGACGAGACGGTCTTCGAGCGCCTCCGCGCGGTCGACGTCGTCGTCTTCGACAAGACGGGGACGCTCACCGCCGGCCGCACGGAGGTACTCGAAGCGGACGCCCCCGCGGACCTCCTGCGGGCCGCCGCCGCGCTGGAGGAGCGGGCGTCCCACCCCGCCGCCGAGGCCATCGCGAGCGCGTTCGCGGGAGAGGGGACCCGGGCGGACGGCGGTTCGCTGGCGGACGACGTTCGCGTGTGCGACTTCCGGAGCCACGCGACGGGCGTCGAGGGGGTCGTCGACGGGCGGCGTACCCTCGTCGGCCACCCCGACCTCTTCGCCGAGCGCGGGTGGACGGTCGACGAGGCGCTCGAACGCCGCGTCGCGGACGCCCGCGGGGTCGGCCGCCTGCCGGTCGTCGTCGGCCGCGACGGCGCCGCGGAGGGCGTCGTCGTCGTCGGCGACGAACCCCGTGCGGGCTGGGAGGAGACGGTGACGAGCCTGCACGAGAGCGGCCGCGAGGTCGTCGTGCTCACCGGCGACGACGAGGCCGCCGCCGACGCCTTCGCGCGCCACCCGGCCGTCGACCGCGTCTTCGCGGGCGTCCCGCCCGACGGGAAGACCGCCGCCGTCCGCCGCCTGCGCGCCGGGAACCGCGTCGCGATGGTCGGCGACGGGACGAACGACGCGCCCGCGCTCGCGGCGGCGGACCTCGGGATCTCGCTGGGCGGCGGCACCGCGCTGGCGGCCGACGCGGCGGATCTGGCGATCGTCGACGACGACCTCGCGGCCGTCGAGCGGGCGTTCGCGCTCTCGGCCGCGGCGGGCGAGCGCCTCGACCGGAATCTCCGGCTGGCGGGCGCGTACAACGCGGTCGCGATCCCCGCGGCGCTGCTGGGCGTTCTCAACCCGCTGGTCGCGATGGTCGGCGTCGTCGCGACCGGCGCGCTCGTCGCCGCGAGCGCCTGGCGGCCGCTCCTCGAGGAGTAG
- a CDS encoding DUF7345 domain-containing protein, with protein MRVRVGLAAVLVIATVLAGAVPAPAAAADPAGSQDALAPQFDEVDADEVRMDVAVRENGDAEWTLEFWIRLDDEESEAAFESLRSDVENDSEGHVGEFAGRMEETVAAASEATGREMSADEFAVETERQSVPREYGVVRYTFVWRGFAAVEGDELRVGDAVEGIYLDDGTRLLIAWPEGYELDAVAPDPDDRRERAVIWRGGRTDFVAGEPRVVVSPAGPGLALVAAATLVGAVGVAAVYWYRTHERRAPLATRTDDDDRGDDRGGRAEPPAGEEPATDLLSNEEQVLRLVEERGGRMKQQEVVSELGWTDAKTSKVVTGLREAGKLESFRLGRENVLSLPDEDESDE; from the coding sequence ATGCGCGTTCGCGTCGGTCTCGCGGCGGTGCTGGTGATCGCGACCGTCCTCGCGGGGGCGGTTCCGGCCCCCGCCGCGGCCGCCGATCCGGCGGGGTCACAGGACGCCCTCGCCCCGCAGTTCGACGAGGTCGACGCGGACGAGGTGCGAATGGACGTCGCCGTCCGAGAGAACGGCGACGCGGAGTGGACCCTCGAGTTCTGGATTCGTCTGGACGACGAGGAGAGCGAGGCGGCGTTCGAGTCGCTCAGGAGCGACGTCGAGAACGACTCCGAGGGACACGTCGGGGAGTTCGCCGGCCGCATGGAGGAGACCGTCGCGGCGGCGAGCGAGGCGACCGGCCGGGAGATGTCGGCCGACGAGTTCGCCGTCGAAACCGAGCGACAGTCGGTCCCGCGGGAGTACGGCGTCGTCAGGTACACGTTCGTCTGGCGCGGGTTCGCCGCCGTCGAGGGCGACGAACTGCGCGTCGGCGACGCCGTCGAGGGGATCTACCTCGACGACGGGACGCGGCTGCTGATCGCGTGGCCCGAGGGGTACGAACTCGACGCGGTCGCCCCGGACCCGGACGACCGGCGCGAGCGGGCGGTCATCTGGCGGGGCGGACGGACGGACTTCGTCGCCGGGGAGCCGCGGGTCGTCGTCTCACCGGCGGGGCCGGGACTCGCGCTCGTCGCGGCCGCGACGCTCGTCGGCGCGGTCGGCGTCGCGGCGGTCTACTGGTACCGTACCCACGAGCGCAGGGCCCCGCTCGCCACGCGGACGGACGACGACGACCGCGGCGACGACCGCGGCGGGCGAGCCGAGCCCCCGGCGGGCGAGGAGCCCGCGACCGACCTCCTGAGCAACGAGGAGCAGGTGCTCCGCCTCGTCGAGGAGCGTGGCGGCCGGATGAAACAACAGGAGGTCGTCTCCGAACTCGGCTGGACCGACGCGAAGACGAGCAAGGTCGTGACCGGCCTGCGCGAGGCGGGGAAACTGGAGTCGTTCCGCCTCGGCCGGGAGAACGTGCTCTCGTTGCCCGACGAGGACGAGTCCGACGAGTGA